In Simplicispira sp. 125, one DNA window encodes the following:
- a CDS encoding CoA-acylating methylmalonate-semialdehyde dehydrogenase, with translation MNTPASTPATIHHFIGGKAYPSKSTEWRNVTNPATQEVVARVPFATPEEVNLAVASAREAFQTWRSTSLGARMRIMLKLQHLVREHLPELAQLITLEHGKTLPDAEGEVARGLEVIEHACSITTLQLGEIAENAATGVDVYNLLQPIGVGAGITAFNFPVMLPCFMFPMAIACGNTFVLKPSEQDPSSTMRLVELAHEAGIPPGVLNVVHGGAQVADMICDHPDIAALSFIGSTHVGQHIYRRASDAGKRVQSMMGAKNHCVVMPDAHKEQAINNLLGSAFGAAGQRCMANSVAVLVGAARDWLPEVTERAGALKVGPGSDRQADLGPLVNPHARQRVLRLIDSGVEQGARLLLDGRQCTVPGYESGNFVGPTIFSDVKVEMDIYQQEIFGPVLNVVCVETLEEAIALINANPNGNGTSIFTSSGWAARKYQHDINVGQVGINVPIPVPVAYFSFTGSRASKMGDLGPNGKQAVQFWTQTKTVTARWFEDGSASEGLNTTISMK, from the coding sequence ATGAACACCCCTGCCTCCACCCCCGCCACCATCCACCACTTCATCGGCGGCAAAGCCTACCCGTCGAAAAGCACTGAGTGGCGTAATGTCACCAACCCGGCTACCCAAGAAGTGGTGGCGCGCGTGCCCTTTGCCACACCTGAAGAGGTCAACCTGGCCGTAGCCAGTGCCCGCGAGGCGTTCCAGACCTGGCGTTCCACGTCGCTGGGCGCGCGCATGCGCATCATGCTCAAGCTGCAGCACCTGGTGCGCGAGCACTTGCCCGAGCTGGCGCAGCTCATCACCCTGGAGCATGGCAAGACCTTGCCCGACGCCGAGGGCGAGGTGGCACGCGGCCTGGAAGTGATTGAGCACGCCTGCTCCATCACCACCTTGCAACTGGGCGAGATCGCAGAAAACGCCGCTACGGGTGTGGATGTGTACAACCTGCTCCAGCCGATTGGCGTGGGCGCTGGCATCACGGCGTTCAACTTTCCGGTCATGCTGCCGTGCTTCATGTTCCCGATGGCCATTGCCTGCGGCAATACTTTTGTGCTCAAACCGTCCGAGCAAGACCCCAGCTCGACCATGCGCCTGGTGGAGCTGGCGCACGAAGCGGGCATTCCGCCCGGCGTGCTCAACGTGGTGCATGGCGGCGCGCAGGTGGCGGACATGATTTGCGACCATCCGGACATTGCCGCGCTGTCGTTCATCGGTTCGACCCATGTCGGCCAGCACATCTACCGCCGCGCTTCAGATGCCGGCAAGCGTGTGCAGTCGATGATGGGCGCGAAAAACCACTGCGTCGTCATGCCGGACGCGCACAAGGAGCAGGCCATCAACAACCTGCTGGGTTCGGCCTTTGGCGCTGCCGGCCAGCGTTGCATGGCCAATTCGGTGGCCGTGCTGGTGGGCGCTGCGCGCGATTGGTTGCCCGAGGTGACCGAGCGCGCCGGAGCGCTCAAGGTCGGCCCGGGAAGCGACCGCCAGGCGGATCTGGGGCCGCTGGTCAACCCCCATGCGCGCCAGCGCGTGCTGCGTTTGATTGACTCGGGCGTGGAGCAGGGTGCGCGCCTGCTGCTCGATGGCCGCCAGTGCACGGTGCCAGGCTATGAGAGCGGCAACTTCGTGGGACCGACGATTTTTTCCGACGTCAAAGTCGAAATGGACATTTACCAGCAGGAGATTTTTGGTCCGGTGCTGAATGTGGTGTGCGTCGAGACGCTGGAAGAGGCCATTGCCCTGATCAATGCCAACCCGAACGGCAATGGCACCTCCATCTTTACTTCCAGTGGCTGGGCGGCGCGCAAGTACCAGCACGACATCAACGTCGGCCAGGTCGGCATCAACGTGCCGATCCCGGTGCCGGTGGCCTATTTCAGCTTCACCGGGTCGCGTGCTTCCAAAATGGGCGATTTGGGCCCCAACGGCAAGCAGGCCGTGCAGTTCTGGACACAGACCAAGACGGTGACGGCGCGCTGGTTTGAGGATGGCAGCGCTTCCGAGGGGCTGAATACCACTATTTCGATGAAATAA
- the cphA gene encoding cyanophycin synthetase produces the protein MDVTRIRALRGPNLWSRNLAIEAVVTCAESERAMAQIEGFETRLRALFPAIGALHPEGGDTDLSLAHVLQTAALALQAQAGCPVTFARTTATVDPGVYQVVVEYSEECVGRQAFADAQQLIEAALNHGHFDAEAAIAHLRELDEDERLGPSTGAIVEAAVARGIPYRRLTQGSLVQFGWGSRQRRIQAAEIDSTSAVAESIGQDKDLTKRLLHAAGVPVPLGQPVESVDEAWAVAQKVGLPVVVKPQDGNQGKGVTVNISDFAQLEEAYRNAVEYGTVMVERFLPGQDYRLLVVGDQLVAAARREPPQVLGDGERTVHELVDIVNQDPRRGEGHATSLTKIRLDDIALARLTQQGLTPDSVPEKGQRVVLRNNANLSTGGTATDVTDDVHPEVAARAVAAAQMVGLHICGVDMVAETVLRPLEEQGGGFVEVNAAPGLRMHLAPSYGKPRAIGQAIVDRLYAPGQDGRISVVAVTGTNGKTTTARLIAHLFAAQGLRVGMTNTDGVYVNGRQIDSGDCSGPKSARNVLLHPDVDAAVFETARGGILREGLGFDRCQVAVVTNIGAGDHLGLNYITTVEDLAVLKRVIVQNVDPAGYAVLNATDPIVAAMVSACPGKTIFFASDRHHPVMATHRAQGHRTVYVDGDSIVASEGSWREIIHLRDVPITRNGKIGFQVENVMASVAAAWGVGLPWQTIRRGLSGFVNDSDNAPGRFNIMDYRGATVIADYGHNPDAMRALVAAVNALPAQRRSVVISGAGDRRDEDIREQTVILGAAFDDVILYQDAAQRGRADGEVMALLRQGLAGAARTSHVEEIRGEFIAIDTALARLQPGDLCLVLVDQVEEALAHLAQRCAEA, from the coding sequence ATGGATGTCACCCGCATCAGGGCCCTGCGCGGCCCCAACCTCTGGAGCCGCAACCTGGCCATCGAGGCCGTGGTTACCTGTGCCGAATCCGAACGCGCCATGGCGCAGATCGAAGGCTTTGAAACCCGCCTGCGTGCACTCTTCCCGGCCATCGGTGCACTGCACCCCGAAGGGGGCGACACCGACCTGTCCCTGGCCCATGTGTTGCAGACCGCAGCGCTGGCTCTGCAGGCGCAGGCGGGCTGCCCCGTCACCTTTGCCCGGACCACGGCCACCGTCGATCCTGGCGTCTACCAGGTGGTGGTGGAATACAGCGAAGAATGCGTGGGCCGCCAGGCCTTTGCCGACGCGCAGCAGCTGATTGAAGCCGCCCTGAACCATGGCCATTTCGACGCCGAAGCGGCCATTGCCCATTTGCGCGAGCTGGACGAAGACGAGCGCCTGGGCCCCAGCACCGGAGCCATCGTCGAGGCAGCGGTGGCGCGCGGCATTCCGTACCGGCGCCTGACCCAGGGCAGCCTGGTGCAATTTGGCTGGGGCTCCCGGCAGCGCCGCATCCAGGCCGCCGAGATCGACTCGACCAGCGCTGTAGCCGAATCGATTGGCCAGGACAAAGACCTCACCAAACGCCTGCTGCACGCCGCTGGCGTGCCCGTGCCATTGGGCCAGCCGGTGGAATCGGTCGACGAGGCCTGGGCCGTGGCCCAGAAAGTGGGCTTGCCCGTGGTGGTCAAACCCCAGGACGGCAACCAGGGCAAGGGCGTCACGGTCAATATTTCCGACTTCGCACAGCTGGAAGAGGCTTATCGCAACGCCGTGGAATATGGCACGGTCATGGTCGAACGCTTCCTGCCCGGCCAGGACTACCGCCTGCTGGTGGTGGGCGACCAACTGGTCGCAGCCGCGCGCCGCGAGCCACCGCAGGTGCTGGGCGACGGCGAGCGCACCGTGCACGAGCTGGTAGACATCGTCAACCAGGACCCGCGCCGCGGCGAGGGCCATGCCACCTCGCTCACCAAGATCCGGCTCGACGACATTGCGCTGGCCCGCCTCACGCAGCAAGGCCTGACGCCCGATTCCGTGCCCGAAAAAGGCCAGCGCGTAGTGCTGCGCAACAACGCCAACCTGTCCACCGGTGGCACCGCCACCGACGTGACCGACGACGTACACCCCGAGGTGGCCGCGCGCGCCGTGGCTGCGGCCCAGATGGTGGGCCTGCACATCTGCGGCGTGGACATGGTGGCCGAGACCGTGCTGCGCCCGCTCGAAGAGCAGGGCGGCGGTTTTGTCGAAGTGAACGCCGCGCCCGGACTGCGCATGCACCTTGCACCGTCCTATGGCAAGCCCCGCGCCATTGGCCAGGCCATCGTGGACCGCCTTTATGCCCCTGGCCAGGACGGGCGTATTTCCGTAGTGGCCGTCACCGGCACCAACGGCAAAACCACAACCGCCCGCCTGATTGCCCACCTGTTCGCAGCCCAGGGCCTGCGCGTGGGCATGACCAATACCGACGGCGTCTATGTGAACGGCCGCCAGATCGACAGCGGCGACTGCTCGGGCCCCAAGAGCGCTCGCAACGTGCTGCTGCACCCCGACGTGGACGCCGCCGTGTTCGAGACGGCCCGCGGCGGCATCCTGCGCGAGGGGCTGGGTTTTGACCGCTGCCAGGTGGCCGTGGTGACCAACATCGGCGCCGGCGACCACCTGGGGCTGAACTACATCACCACAGTGGAAGACCTGGCGGTGCTCAAGCGCGTGATCGTGCAGAACGTCGACCCGGCGGGCTACGCGGTGCTCAATGCCACCGACCCCATCGTGGCGGCCATGGTGAGTGCGTGCCCCGGCAAGACCATCTTTTTCGCCAGCGACCGCCACCACCCCGTGATGGCCACGCACCGCGCCCAGGGCCACCGCACGGTGTATGTCGATGGCGACTCCATCGTCGCTTCTGAGGGCTCGTGGCGCGAGATCATCCACCTGCGCGACGTTCCCATCACGCGCAACGGCAAGATTGGCTTCCAGGTCGAGAACGTCATGGCCTCCGTCGCAGCCGCCTGGGGCGTCGGGCTGCCCTGGCAGACCATTCGCCGCGGCCTCTCGGGTTTTGTCAACGACAGCGACAACGCGCCTGGCCGCTTCAACATCATGGACTACCGCGGCGCCACGGTGATTGCCGACTATGGCCACAACCCCGACGCCATGCGCGCCCTGGTGGCCGCCGTCAACGCCCTGCCCGCCCAGCGGCGCAGCGTGGTCATCAGCGGTGCGGGCGACCGGCGCGACGAGGATATCCGCGAGCAAACGGTCATTCTGGGCGCGGCGTTTGACGATGTGATCCTGTACCAGGACGCCGCCCAGCGCGGCCGGGCCGACGGCGAAGTCATGGCCCTGCTGCGACAGGGCCTGGCCGGGGCCGCCCGCACCAGCCACGTGGAGGAGATCCGCGGCGAGTTCATCGCCATCGACACCGCCCTCGCGCGCCTGCAGCCCGGAGACCTGTGCCTGGTGCTGGTCGACCAGGTGGAAGAAGCGCTGGCCCATCTGGCCCAGCGCTGCGCCGAGGCCTGA
- the cphA gene encoding cyanophycin synthetase has protein sequence MAKFNDIQLLRINYLRGPNIWTYRPALEVWLDLGALENHPSHQIPGFNERLTAWLPALIEHHCGVGERGGFMQRLQEGTWCGHVLEHIVIELLNLSGMPTGFGQTRSTSVHGVYRMVFRARDEQVARMALEQGHRLIMAAINDEPFDVPAAVAKVRTEVDDCYLGPSTACIVTAATDRGIPHIRLNDGNLVQLGYGASQRRIWTAESEFTSAIAEGIASDKDLTKSLLKSCGVPIPEGQVVHSPEEAWEAAQDIGLPVVVKPSDGNHGRGVTLDLRKKEDIEAAFHVAYPEGSDVMVERFILGDEHRLLVVNGKVVAAARGEVVGITGNGRSTVAELIDSQLNSDPRRGYEEEYPLEIIDANTNVAVQLELKRQDLDAQAVPAAGRQVVVQRNGNVAVDCTDEVHPEVAYIAGLAARVVGLDIAGIDMVAQNIARPLHSQGGAIVEVNAGPGLLMHLKPAVGAPRPVGQAIVEHLFPAEEQAGEAGRIPVVGVAGTRDSATIARLVAWLLHLSGRHTGVACRDGLFLDRRRVEAADSAHWEAAHRLLMNKTVQAVVIENDARTILRDGLAYDRCQVGVVTDMDGMEALAEFDVHAQEQMTRVLRTQVDVVLAGGAAVLHAAIAQVAELAPLCDGSVVLYAQDPDLATVAQHRAENNGRAVVLKNGRVVLATGNAEHVLGALGDLTFGRNAVVPDTDALLAAVATAWALDIAPDLIGAGIKTFEPELNAQEILRT, from the coding sequence ATGGCGAAATTCAACGACATCCAACTCCTGCGCATCAACTACCTGCGCGGCCCCAATATCTGGACTTACCGTCCGGCGCTTGAAGTCTGGCTGGACCTCGGGGCTCTCGAAAACCATCCTTCGCACCAGATTCCAGGGTTCAATGAACGGCTGACAGCCTGGCTGCCTGCACTGATCGAGCACCACTGCGGTGTGGGCGAACGGGGCGGCTTCATGCAACGCCTGCAGGAAGGCACCTGGTGCGGTCATGTACTGGAACACATCGTCATCGAACTGCTCAATCTGTCGGGCATGCCCACGGGCTTCGGACAGACGCGCAGCACCTCGGTACACGGCGTATATCGCATGGTTTTTCGGGCACGCGACGAGCAGGTGGCGCGCATGGCGCTGGAGCAGGGCCACCGCCTGATCATGGCGGCCATCAACGACGAACCATTCGATGTGCCAGCCGCCGTGGCCAAGGTCCGCACCGAGGTCGATGACTGCTACCTGGGCCCCAGCACCGCCTGCATCGTGACCGCCGCCACCGACCGCGGAATCCCGCACATCCGCCTGAATGACGGCAACCTGGTGCAGTTGGGTTACGGCGCCAGCCAACGCCGCATCTGGACGGCCGAGAGCGAATTCACCAGCGCCATTGCCGAGGGCATCGCCTCGGACAAGGACCTGACCAAGTCCCTGCTGAAATCCTGCGGCGTACCCATTCCCGAAGGCCAAGTGGTACACAGCCCCGAAGAAGCCTGGGAAGCAGCGCAGGACATCGGCCTGCCCGTGGTCGTCAAGCCTTCGGATGGCAACCACGGCCGGGGCGTGACACTGGACCTGCGCAAAAAAGAAGACATCGAGGCCGCCTTCCATGTGGCTTACCCCGAAGGCAGCGACGTGATGGTCGAGCGCTTCATCCTTGGCGATGAGCACCGTCTGCTGGTGGTCAATGGCAAGGTAGTAGCCGCCGCACGGGGCGAAGTGGTGGGCATCACCGGCAATGGCCGCTCCACCGTGGCTGAGCTGATCGACAGCCAGCTCAACTCTGATCCGCGCCGGGGTTACGAAGAAGAGTACCCCTTAGAGATCATCGATGCCAACACCAACGTGGCCGTGCAGCTGGAACTCAAACGCCAGGACCTCGATGCCCAGGCCGTGCCGGCAGCGGGACGCCAGGTGGTGGTGCAGCGCAACGGCAACGTGGCGGTGGACTGTACCGACGAAGTGCACCCTGAAGTGGCCTACATCGCAGGCCTTGCAGCCCGCGTCGTAGGCCTGGACATCGCCGGCATCGACATGGTCGCGCAAAACATCGCGCGCCCCTTGCACAGCCAAGGCGGCGCCATTGTCGAAGTGAACGCAGGCCCCGGACTGCTGATGCACCTCAAGCCCGCCGTGGGCGCGCCCCGCCCTGTGGGCCAGGCCATCGTGGAACACCTCTTCCCTGCAGAAGAGCAGGCTGGCGAGGCAGGCCGCATCCCCGTCGTGGGCGTGGCCGGCACCCGTGACAGCGCAACGATTGCACGCCTGGTAGCCTGGCTGCTGCACCTGAGCGGCAGACACACGGGCGTCGCCTGCCGCGATGGCCTTTTCCTGGACCGCCGCCGCGTGGAGGCCGCCGACAGCGCCCACTGGGAAGCCGCACACCGCCTGCTGATGAACAAGACCGTGCAGGCCGTGGTGATCGAAAACGATGCCCGCACCATCTTGCGTGACGGCCTGGCCTACGACCGTTGCCAAGTGGGCGTGGTGACCGACATGGACGGCATGGAAGCGCTGGCCGAGTTCGACGTGCACGCGCAAGAGCAGATGACCCGGGTGCTGCGCACCCAGGTCGATGTGGTGCTCGCAGGCGGCGCGGCTGTGCTGCATGCCGCCATTGCCCAAGTGGCCGAACTGGCACCCCTGTGCGACGGTAGCGTGGTGTTGTACGCCCAGGATCCCGACCTTGCCACCGTTGCGCAGCACCGCGCCGAGAACAACGGCCGCGCCGTGGTGCTCAAGAACGGCCGCGTGGTGCTCGCCACGGGCAATGCAGAACACGTGCTGGGCGCCCTGGGCGATCTGACCTTTGGCCGCAATGCGGTGGTGCCCGATACCGACGCCCTGTTGGCCGCCGTAGCCACAGCCTGGGCGCTGGACATTGCCCCCGACCTGATCGGCGCGGGCATCAAGACCTTCGAGCCTGAGCTGAACGCCCAGGAAATCCTCCGCACCTGA
- a CDS encoding ABC transporter ATP-binding protein yields MQHHHLEDAFGVLNSPFGAGLRAMLASDENVRAALAVDLDAHLHFGTGMLVVTQRRLLACDPGAVTWREWALTPGQSLRLLDHGGVGTIELHDAQQRLAFWRFTLGAQAQALQLAQRFEQLTERLAVQGGALAEELDEARCAVCQALLPPDTEECPACARAQTPQPSTWVLLRLWRFAHPYRMQLAAGFGLTLASTAATLVPPYLTIPIMDDILIPFQNGKQIDPALVLMYLSGLLASALLAWGLGWARTYILALVSERIGADLRTTTYEHLLRLSLDYFGGKRTGDLMARIGSETDRINVFLSLHALDFVTDVLMICMTAAILFSINPWLALVTLVPLPFIGWMIHTVRDRLRTGFEKIDRVWSEVTNVLADTIPGIRVVKAFAQEKREAQRFHDANQHNLQVNDKLNKTWSLFTPTVSLLTEIGLLVVWGFGIWLVSKSQITVGVLTAFIAYIGRFYGRLDSMSRIVSVTQKAAAGAKRIFDILDHVSNVPDPAQPVQVGKVQGAIAMRGVGFRYGSRAVIKNLDLDIRPGEMIGLVGHSGSGKSTLVNLICRFYDVSEGSIQLDGIDIRRFSVLDYRRHIGLVLQEPFLFFGTIAENIAYGKPEATRAEIIAAARAAHAHEFILRLPHGYDSLVGERGQGLSGGERQRISIARALLIDPRILILDEATSAVDTETEKEIQKALDNLVQGRTTIAIAHRLSTLRKADRLVVMDRGEVVEVGAHDALMEKQGAYWRLYEAQARRAEEDAQAAGVLILDSSLLHPAHPAGNS; encoded by the coding sequence ATGCAACATCACCATCTTGAGGACGCCTTCGGTGTCTTGAATAGCCCTTTCGGGGCCGGTTTGCGGGCCATGCTCGCTTCCGACGAAAACGTGCGGGCAGCCCTGGCGGTTGACCTGGACGCCCATCTGCACTTTGGCACGGGCATGCTGGTCGTGACGCAGCGCCGCCTGCTGGCCTGCGACCCCGGGGCTGTTACCTGGCGCGAGTGGGCACTGACGCCGGGCCAGTCGCTGCGCCTGCTGGACCATGGAGGCGTTGGCACGATCGAGCTGCACGATGCGCAACAGCGCCTGGCGTTCTGGCGTTTCACCCTGGGCGCTCAGGCGCAGGCTTTGCAGCTCGCGCAGCGCTTCGAGCAGTTGACCGAGCGCCTGGCCGTCCAGGGCGGCGCTCTGGCCGAGGAGCTTGACGAAGCCCGCTGCGCCGTGTGCCAGGCTTTGCTGCCGCCCGATACCGAAGAATGTCCGGCCTGCGCGCGCGCGCAGACGCCTCAGCCGTCGACCTGGGTGCTGCTGCGCCTGTGGCGCTTTGCGCATCCCTACCGAATGCAACTCGCTGCCGGTTTCGGGCTGACGCTGGCCTCCACGGCCGCCACGCTGGTGCCGCCGTACCTGACCATCCCGATCATGGATGACATCCTGATCCCGTTCCAGAACGGCAAGCAGATCGATCCTGCTCTGGTGCTGATGTATCTGAGCGGCCTGCTGGCATCGGCGTTGCTGGCGTGGGGGCTGGGTTGGGCGCGTACCTATATCCTGGCGCTGGTGTCCGAGCGCATTGGCGCCGACCTGCGCACCACCACGTATGAGCATTTACTCAGACTCTCACTCGATTATTTCGGTGGAAAACGCACGGGCGACCTGATGGCACGCATTGGCTCGGAGACCGACCGCATCAACGTTTTCCTGTCGCTGCACGCGCTCGATTTCGTCACCGATGTGCTGATGATCTGCATGACGGCAGCCATCCTGTTTTCCATCAACCCCTGGTTGGCGCTGGTCACCTTGGTGCCATTGCCTTTCATCGGCTGGATGATCCACACGGTGCGCGACCGTCTGCGTACCGGGTTTGAGAAAATTGACCGTGTATGGAGTGAGGTGACCAACGTGCTCGCGGACACCATTCCTGGTATCCGCGTCGTCAAGGCCTTCGCCCAGGAAAAGCGCGAGGCCCAGCGCTTTCACGATGCCAACCAGCACAACCTGCAAGTCAACGACAAGCTCAACAAGACCTGGTCGCTGTTCACGCCCACGGTGTCCTTGCTGACCGAGATCGGTCTGCTCGTCGTTTGGGGCTTCGGCATCTGGCTGGTGTCCAAAAGCCAGATCACTGTGGGTGTGTTGACCGCCTTCATCGCTTATATCGGGCGCTTCTATGGGCGGCTCGACTCCATGAGCCGCATCGTCTCTGTCACGCAAAAGGCTGCTGCCGGCGCCAAGCGCATCTTCGATATCCTGGACCACGTGAGCAACGTGCCCGACCCGGCCCAGCCGGTGCAGGTGGGCAAGGTGCAAGGGGCCATCGCCATGCGCGGCGTGGGTTTCCGCTATGGCAGCCGGGCCGTTATCAAGAACCTGGATCTCGATATCCGCCCCGGCGAGATGATCGGCCTGGTGGGCCACAGCGGCTCGGGTAAAAGCACCCTGGTCAATCTGATCTGCCGCTTTTACGACGTGAGCGAGGGCTCCATCCAGCTCGATGGCATCGACATCCGGCGTTTCTCCGTGCTTGACTACCGGCGCCACATCGGCTTGGTGCTGCAGGAGCCCTTCCTGTTTTTCGGCACGATTGCCGAGAACATTGCCTACGGCAAACCCGAAGCCACGCGCGCCGAGATCATTGCGGCCGCGCGTGCCGCCCATGCGCACGAATTCATCCTGCGCCTGCCGCACGGCTATGACTCGCTGGTGGGCGAGCGCGGCCAGGGCCTGTCGGGAGGCGAGCGCCAGCGCATCAGCATTGCCCGCGCGTTGCTGATTGATCCGCGCATCCTGATCCTGGATGAGGCGACCTCTGCCGTGGATACCGAAACTGAAAAGGAAATCCAGAAGGCGCTGGACAACCTGGTGCAAGGCCGCACCACCATTGCCATTGCCCACCGTCTTTCCACCCTGCGCAAGGCCGACCGGTTGGTGGTCATGGACCGGGGCGAAGTGGTCGAGGTCGGTGCGCACGACGCACTGATGGAAAAGCAGGGCGCCTACTGGCGGCTGTATGAGGCGCAGGCACGCCGCGCAGAGGAAGATGCCCAGGCCGCGGGCGTGCTCATCCTTGACAGCAGCTTGCTGCACCCGGCCCATCCGGCCGGCAATTCTTGA
- a CDS encoding DUF1854 domain-containing protein: MQNATPSLLPQMHRDAHGRLVLTLPNGTVHAGVLPVRAFPLAAPDEGLSLVGSDGHELLWLDRLDDLPAPALALVREELAAREFVPTIQKILSVSSFSTPSTWEVETDRGTSALVLKAEEDIRRLRGRTALLIASASGVQYAIADSTALDRASRRLLERFL, from the coding sequence ATGCAGAACGCCACCCCGTCACTTCTTCCGCAAATGCACCGCGACGCCCATGGGCGCCTGGTGCTGACCCTGCCTAATGGCACGGTGCATGCCGGTGTGCTGCCCGTGCGAGCCTTCCCGCTGGCGGCGCCCGATGAGGGCTTGTCCCTGGTCGGCTCAGATGGACACGAACTGCTGTGGCTGGACCGCCTGGACGACCTGCCGGCACCTGCACTCGCGCTGGTTCGGGAGGAGCTGGCCGCACGGGAGTTTGTGCCCACTATCCAAAAAATCCTCAGTGTTTCGAGTTTTTCCACGCCCAGCACTTGGGAAGTGGAGACTGACCGCGGCACAAGCGCTCTGGTGTTGAAGGCCGAAGAGGATATTCGTCGGCTGCGCGGCCGCACCGCGTTGCTGATTGCCAGCGCCTCGGGTGTGCAGTATGCGATTGCCGACAGCACAGCCCTGGACCGGGCGTCGCGCCGCCTGCTGGAGCGGTTTTTGTAA